The Agromyces hippuratus genome has a window encoding:
- a CDS encoding proline racemase family protein → MMHWTTEDWHTAGEPFRIVLDVPTTGDTVAARRVEAMTGEAETVRRFLCLEPRGHDDMYGGFITPPDDDGADFGVLFWHKDGFSTACGHGTMALGAWAVRTGRVAAPDDGEAIVTIDVPSGRVQARVQRSAGVTTGVVFRNVSSRVLATGIPLSTSRGDVVVDLVFGGAVYATLPAASLGLTVTPDDTTELIRLGREIKWALNDHPAAQLDDDRLSGVYGTILVDDLGRTADGPWQRNVTVFADGEVDRSPCGSGTASRVAMLAHTGELADGEVLTHDSIIGTRFLARVAEHTADGVVPEVTGQAYRVGTSEFELDPADPLAEGFSLR, encoded by the coding sequence ATGATGCACTGGACGACCGAAGACTGGCACACCGCGGGCGAACCGTTCCGCATCGTGCTCGACGTGCCGACCACGGGCGACACCGTCGCCGCCCGCCGCGTCGAGGCCATGACCGGCGAGGCCGAAACCGTGCGCCGGTTCCTCTGCCTCGAGCCGCGCGGGCATGACGACATGTACGGCGGCTTCATCACCCCGCCCGATGACGACGGCGCCGACTTCGGCGTGCTGTTCTGGCACAAGGACGGCTTCTCGACCGCGTGCGGGCACGGCACCATGGCGCTCGGCGCCTGGGCGGTGCGCACGGGCCGGGTCGCCGCGCCCGACGACGGCGAGGCCATCGTCACGATCGACGTGCCGAGCGGCCGGGTGCAGGCGCGCGTGCAGCGCAGCGCCGGCGTCACGACGGGGGTCGTATTCCGGAACGTGTCGTCGCGCGTGCTCGCGACCGGGATCCCGCTCTCGACGAGCCGCGGCGACGTCGTCGTCGACCTCGTCTTCGGCGGCGCGGTCTACGCGACCCTGCCGGCCGCTTCACTCGGCCTCACCGTGACGCCGGACGACACTACCGAGCTCATCCGCCTCGGCCGCGAGATCAAGTGGGCGCTGAACGACCACCCGGCCGCCCAGCTCGACGACGACCGCCTCTCGGGCGTCTACGGCACGATCCTCGTCGACGACCTGGGCCGCACCGCCGACGGCCCGTGGCAGCGCAACGTCACCGTCTTCGCCGACGGCGAGGTGGACCGCAGCCCGTGCGGCTCGGGCACCGCGTCGCGGGTGGCGATGCTCGCGCACACGGGCGAGCTCGCCGACGGCGAGGTGCTCACCCACGACTCGATCATCGGCACGCGCTTCCTCGCGCGGGTGGCCGAGCACACCGCCGACGGCGTCGTGCCCGAGGTCACCGGCCAGGCCTACCGCGTCGGCACGAGCGAGTTCGAGCTCGACCCCGCCGACCCGCTCGCCGAGGGCTTCAGCCTGCGCTGA
- a CDS encoding ornithine cyclodeaminase family protein, with the protein MPGIFDSLRLIDGPAIAERITMRQAIDALQQALRDGFDPDADAARTIVDVRHGQLLLMPSDLGAYTGQKLATVAPANPARGLERIQAIYIVLDAETLAPVALLDGTELTSLRTPAVSAAVADVVAAPDASSLVVFGTGPQGVRHVEAMRAIRPIERVRFLGRDRAKAEHAASLVAANGLDTAVGSAADVADADLVVCATTAREPLFDAALVRDHAAIVAVGSHEPDARELPGELLGRARVIVESQRVALSEAGDVILAIAEGRLSPDALTPMASLFGDDGPEASVRPVVIKTCGMGWQDLAVAQLALTNERNA; encoded by the coding sequence ATGCCCGGCATCTTCGACTCGCTCCGCCTCATCGACGGCCCCGCCATCGCCGAGCGCATCACCATGCGCCAGGCCATCGACGCCCTGCAGCAGGCCCTCCGCGACGGGTTCGACCCCGACGCCGACGCCGCGCGGACGATCGTCGACGTGCGGCACGGCCAGCTCCTGCTCATGCCGTCGGACCTCGGCGCCTACACCGGCCAGAAGCTCGCGACCGTGGCCCCCGCGAACCCGGCACGCGGCCTCGAGCGCATCCAGGCGATCTACATCGTGCTCGACGCGGAGACCCTCGCGCCGGTCGCCCTGCTCGACGGCACGGAGCTCACGAGCCTGCGCACTCCGGCCGTGTCGGCCGCCGTCGCCGATGTCGTCGCCGCTCCGGATGCCTCGTCGCTCGTCGTCTTCGGCACCGGCCCCCAGGGCGTGCGGCACGTCGAGGCCATGCGGGCCATCCGCCCGATCGAACGGGTGCGATTCCTCGGCCGCGACCGGGCGAAGGCCGAGCACGCCGCGAGCCTCGTCGCCGCGAACGGTCTCGACACGGCCGTCGGCAGTGCAGCGGATGTCGCGGACGCCGACCTCGTCGTCTGCGCCACCACCGCGCGCGAGCCGCTCTTCGACGCCGCACTCGTGCGCGACCACGCCGCGATCGTCGCCGTCGGCTCGCACGAACCCGATGCCCGCGAACTGCCGGGCGAGCTCCTCGGTCGCGCCCGCGTCATCGTCGAGTCGCAGCGGGTGGCGCTCTCCGAGGCGGGCGACGTCATCCTCGCCATCGCCGAGGGGCGCCTCTCCCCCGACGCGCTGACCCCCATGGCGAGCCTGTTCGGCGACGACGGCCCCGAGGCATCCGTTCGGCCCGTCGTGATCAAGACCTGCGGCATGGGCTGGCAGGACCTCGCCGTCGCACAACTCGCCCTCACGAACGAACGGAACGCATGA
- a CDS encoding ABC transporter substrate-binding protein, translating into MARTTLRAAAVLAVSTALMLTACTTTPGTDSGDGEPQTGGTLKVLANGDVDHLDPQLVAYVPTYSVMRSVSRSLLSYAASDDAAERIVLQPDLVEEVPTPSADGLTYTVTLRDGVTWGAPDGARPIVASDVSRGIERLCNPHISGALAGYFQGLIAGMDEFCTGFDAVAPEVGPIKEYIEGNEISGIQTPDDRTIEFTLVEPASDFPFMLSLDAADPAPIEALDALPDSPEYRRGFVSSGPYQVAEYTPDAKLVLERNPAWDPESDPLREAYVDGIEMTMGVEGDAAMQQLQAGSADMLFDLTPSPANIQQLKAANDEKFSTMENGGVDQFMWMNTASTNNGGALTKLEVRQALQYAVDKSAVVQTMGGADLAGVTNGIFGPGILGYQESDEYATEGGKGDPEKAKELLAAAGYPDGLTLKMPYRNVGTQPDIAQTVQASLERAGITVELTPVPPTDYYANFMTNPDNASSGAWDIALVGWSPDWQGGAARSVFQPQFVFDGTPQTYNYVDFNSDAANGLAAEALAAATPEEAADLWHQVDEAVMADSPIVSIAYRLKPNYHSARVGGFEPYAQSQNGDWTNVWLTK; encoded by the coding sequence ATGGCTCGAACCACTCTTCGCGCGGCCGCAGTGCTCGCCGTTTCGACGGCGCTCATGCTGACCGCGTGCACGACCACGCCCGGCACCGACTCGGGTGACGGCGAACCGCAGACCGGCGGCACCCTCAAGGTGCTCGCGAACGGCGACGTCGACCACCTCGACCCGCAGCTCGTCGCCTACGTGCCGACCTACAGCGTGATGCGCTCGGTGTCGCGCTCGCTGCTGAGCTATGCGGCGAGCGACGATGCCGCCGAGCGCATCGTGCTCCAGCCCGACCTCGTCGAGGAGGTGCCGACGCCGAGCGCCGACGGACTCACCTACACCGTGACGCTGCGCGACGGCGTCACCTGGGGCGCGCCCGACGGCGCCCGGCCCATCGTCGCGAGCGACGTCTCCCGCGGCATCGAGCGCCTCTGCAACCCGCACATCTCGGGCGCCCTCGCCGGATACTTCCAGGGCCTCATCGCCGGCATGGACGAGTTCTGCACCGGCTTCGACGCCGTCGCCCCCGAGGTCGGCCCCATCAAGGAGTACATCGAGGGCAACGAGATCTCCGGCATCCAGACGCCCGACGACCGTACGATCGAGTTCACCCTCGTCGAGCCCGCGAGCGACTTCCCGTTCATGCTCTCGCTCGACGCGGCCGACCCGGCGCCCATCGAGGCGCTCGACGCGCTGCCCGACTCGCCCGAGTACCGGCGCGGTTTCGTGTCATCCGGCCCTTACCAGGTGGCCGAGTACACGCCCGACGCGAAGCTCGTGCTCGAGCGCAACCCCGCGTGGGACCCCGAGAGCGACCCGCTCCGCGAGGCCTACGTCGACGGCATCGAGATGACGATGGGCGTCGAGGGCGACGCCGCGATGCAGCAGCTGCAGGCCGGGTCGGCCGACATGCTCTTCGACCTCACCCCGAGCCCCGCGAACATCCAGCAGCTCAAGGCGGCGAACGACGAGAAGTTCTCCACCATGGAGAACGGCGGCGTCGACCAGTTCATGTGGATGAACACGGCGTCGACGAACAACGGCGGCGCGCTCACCAAGCTCGAGGTGCGCCAGGCGCTGCAGTACGCGGTCGACAAGTCGGCCGTCGTGCAGACCATGGGCGGCGCCGACCTCGCGGGCGTCACGAACGGCATCTTCGGCCCCGGCATCCTCGGCTACCAGGAGTCCGACGAGTACGCGACCGAGGGCGGCAAGGGCGACCCCGAGAAGGCGAAGGAACTCCTCGCCGCGGCGGGCTACCCCGACGGCCTCACGCTGAAGATGCCGTACCGCAACGTCGGCACCCAGCCCGACATCGCCCAGACCGTGCAGGCGAGCCTCGAGCGCGCCGGCATCACGGTCGAGCTGACGCCGGTTCCGCCGACCGACTACTACGCGAACTTCATGACCAACCCCGACAACGCGAGCTCGGGCGCGTGGGACATCGCGCTCGTCGGGTGGTCGCCCGACTGGCAGGGCGGCGCCGCGCGCAGCGTCTTCCAGCCGCAGTTCGTCTTCGACGGCACGCCCCAGACGTACAACTACGTCGACTTCAACAGCGACGCCGCGAACGGGCTCGCCGCAGAGGCGCTCGCCGCGGCGACGCCCGAAGAGGCGGCAGACCTCTGGCACCAGGTCGACGAGGCCGTCATGGCCGACTCGCCGATCGTCAGCATCGCGTACCGACTGAAGCCGAACTACCACTCGGCCCGCGTCGGCGGCTTCGAGCCGTACGCCCAGAGCCAGAACGGCGACTGGACGAACGTCTGGCTCACGAAGTAG
- a CDS encoding metal-dependent hydrolase family protein yields MESGSLRITGAHVWDGSVRGFVDRDVCVVDGIVADRADASAEVLDASGGWIVPGLIDAHFHAYATSMDGFENERGPLSYAAINGARRLGGALRRGFTTVRDVAGGDIGLARAVETGLFRSPRYHFTGPALSQTGGHGDPRSAHVDICFSEGHMCEVVDGVDELRLAVRRRLRTGAHAIKVMTSGGVFSLTDPIRIPQYSPEELRAVVEEAGRRGTYVAAHAYSSEAVVHSIENGVRSIEHGNLIDSATARRMAELDAILVPTLAAYDAMDRRGAQLGLNEISLAKNAEVLSKGQEAVQLALAAGVQVGFGSDLMGDLEDDQLCGVRLQVEASGATETLRSLTETNAALIGDRRLGHLDAGAYGDAVVLSANPIAEPAALWEADARRHIVQAGRRVV; encoded by the coding sequence ATGGAATCGGGATCACTGAGGATCACCGGCGCCCATGTCTGGGATGGATCGGTGCGGGGCTTCGTCGACCGTGATGTCTGCGTCGTCGACGGAATCGTCGCCGACCGAGCGGATGCCTCGGCCGAGGTGCTCGACGCCTCCGGCGGATGGATCGTCCCCGGGCTGATCGACGCGCACTTCCACGCCTACGCCACGAGCATGGACGGGTTCGAGAACGAGCGCGGGCCGCTGAGCTACGCCGCGATCAACGGCGCCCGTCGCCTCGGCGGCGCCCTGCGGCGCGGGTTCACCACCGTTCGGGATGTGGCCGGGGGCGACATCGGCCTGGCCCGCGCCGTCGAGACCGGCCTCTTCCGGTCGCCGCGCTATCACTTCACGGGGCCCGCGCTCAGCCAGACCGGCGGGCACGGCGATCCTCGCTCCGCACACGTCGACATCTGCTTCAGCGAGGGCCACATGTGCGAGGTGGTCGACGGGGTCGACGAGCTGCGCCTGGCGGTACGCCGCCGCCTGCGCACCGGCGCCCATGCCATCAAGGTGATGACCTCGGGCGGGGTGTTCTCCCTCACCGATCCCATCCGGATTCCGCAGTACTCCCCCGAGGAGCTGCGCGCGGTCGTCGAGGAGGCCGGACGCCGCGGCACCTACGTCGCCGCTCACGCCTACTCGTCCGAAGCCGTGGTGCATTCCATCGAGAACGGCGTTCGCTCGATCGAACACGGCAATCTCATCGATTCGGCGACCGCACGACGGATGGCCGAACTCGACGCGATCCTGGTTCCGACGCTCGCCGCCTACGACGCCATGGACCGCCGTGGCGCGCAGCTCGGCTTGAACGAGATCTCACTGGCCAAGAACGCCGAGGTGCTCTCGAAGGGACAGGAGGCCGTGCAGCTCGCACTTGCCGCGGGCGTGCAGGTCGGCTTCGGCAGCGATCTCATGGGCGACCTCGAGGACGATCAGCTCTGCGGCGTGCGCCTGCAGGTCGAGGCGAGCGGCGCCACCGAGACCCTGCGCTCGCTGACCGAGACGAATGCCGCGCTGATCGGCGATCGACGGCTCGGCCATCTGGACGCCGGGGCGTACGGCGATGCGGTCGTGCTGTCCGCGAACCCGATCGCGGAGCCTGCCGCACTGTGGGAGGCGGACGCACGTCGGCACATCGTGCAGGCCGGCCGTCGCGTGGTCTGA